GACGTAGGTCAGCGGGATGATCCGCGCACCGTTCGCGGTCAGGCGGCGGAGCACCTCTTCCGCCAGAGGGGCCGGGGCCATTTCGGCCATGACGCAGCTGGCCGTGACATCCGGGGTGTGCACCTCCTGCCCGTCCAGAGCCAGAATGGCCGCTGTTTCGGCCATGAAATGCACGCCGCAGAAAACGATATACTTGGCCTCCAGTCCGTCGATACGCCGGGCCAGTTCCAGGGAATCACCCAGAATGTCGGCGTGGCGGACAATGGAATCGTTCTGGTAGTGATGGGCGAGAATGCGGAGTCTGTCTCCCAGTCCGGCCCTGATGCGGGCGAGTTCGTCTTTCATGTCCGCTCCTGATGGAGGCGCATGGAGAAGTCCGCTGTGGCGGCGGAATGGGTGATGGCTCCGGCGGAAATATAAGTGGGCCCCAGGGCGGCCAGTTCTCCCACCGTGTCCAGCGTCACGTTGCCGCTGATTTCCGATTCGATATGCGCCGGAATGAGGGCCAGAGCCCGGGCGGCCGTGGGCAGGTCCATGTTGTCGAGCATGATGCGCTGCGGCGAGAGGCTCACGGCTTCGCGCACATGATCGAGGGTCCGGCACTCGATTTCCAGCGGCGGGCAGGGATCGTATGCCCGCCGCAGGGCTTCCACGGCCAGAGTGATGGAGCCCGCCTGATCGATATGATTGTCCTTGAGCATGAGCATGTCTTCGAGATTCAGACGGTGATTGTGTCCACCGCCCGTGCGTACGGCGTATTTCTCCAGATACCGCTGCCCCGGCGTGGTCTTGCGGGTATCCAGAATGCGTACGCCCGTGCCTTCGATGGCCCGGGCAAAGCGCCGGGCGGTATTGGCCACGCCCGACAGGTGGCCGATGAAATTCATGATCACCCGCTCGGCCTTAAGCAGAACCCGTGCCGGGGCGCTGATCCGGGCCGCTTTCTGCCAGCGGACGAGGACGTCTCCGTCCGCCGCAAGCAGGCTTATCCGGTATTCGGTACAGTGCATGCGGTCCAAT
Above is a window of Desulfomicrobium orale DSM 12838 DNA encoding:
- the nadC gene encoding carboxylating nicotinate-nucleotide diphosphorylase codes for the protein MFTSFFNAERLDMLHRLVDLALEEDGRDLTSDALFPPDSLLHAVIVAKEDTIVAGLPLIAIVLDRMHCTEYRISLLAADGDVLVRWQKAARISAPARVLLKAERVIMNFIGHLSGVANTARRFARAIEGTGVRILDTRKTTPGQRYLEKYAVRTGGGHNHRLNLEDMLMLKDNHIDQAGSITLAVEALRRAYDPCPPLEIECRTLDHVREAVSLSPQRIMLDNMDLPTAARALALIPAHIESEISGNVTLDTVGELAALGPTYISAGAITHSAATADFSMRLHQERT